Proteins encoded in a region of the Corvus hawaiiensis isolate bCorHaw1 chromosome 18, bCorHaw1.pri.cur, whole genome shotgun sequence genome:
- the ANHX gene encoding anomalous homeobox protein isoform X2, with translation MYLHAARGRCLHLKKSFQQDMMMKQFMAMLKKSENEHPPPTKLIDLAGQLCRELQSSSPSLEKLVEAMMGCKNTRYFLTNIHVVRACVSVHIHNGQHDAACRLLEYCKAEEKEELVQLWHEIHYRRVMEKHQTDFLTPLQRFRCRKRNPPPISLCPEVLKNRNYSEEVRQHLHKFAAEVTANPDKKQREGLARDMNLQPTQVYNWFANYRRRQKSRLLRMEKLNNSCPERALASHRNEPQDKGSNTPQTADGSHVGISPEQMEITLMPCEPGWEQSAAPLYKPPEGTYLKMLESSCVQSSELYEAGTSLALFTTHSTEQPVPFGTEAVMEPGTCFGSPVVLPEEAVSSAAASPWQGSFDLGSYESLPFVNHWLPMWQAPYSIRGVSGSVWTPDVEAGIRVPLSTVCQGGCVEDSSGRIIQESYLEDESLILRGGQLGTLESIPHSSSQTVFGKPQCPPVSAPCMEESQALGQSQVLEDPVVGSLTNEMLQAARLLFEFSASGRM, from the exons ATGTATCTGCATGCCGCAAGAGGAAGATGCCTGCACCTCAA AAAAAGCTTCCAACAGGACATGATGATGAAGCAGTTCATGGCCATGTTAAAGAAGAGTGAAAATGAGCATCCCCCACCCACCAAGCTGATAGATCTAGCAGGACAGCTTTGCCGGGAGCTCCAGAGCTCGTCTCCTAGTCTGGAGAAGCTGGTTGAAGCCATGATGGGATGCAAGAACACGAGATATTTTCTCACTAACATCCATGTTGTCCGGGCTTGTGTGTCCGTTCATATCCATAATGGGCAACATGATGCAGCCTGCAGACTCCTGGAG TATTGcaaggcagaagagaaggaagaactgGTGCAACTTTGGCATGAGATTCACTACCGGAGGGTTATGGAGAAACACCAGACAGATTTTCTGACACCACTGCAGAGGTTTCGTTGCAGGAAGAG GAATCCTCCACCTATTTCCCTTTGTCCTGAAGTTTTGAAGAATCGAAACTATTCAGAAGAAGTACGCCAGCACCTGCACAAGTTTGCTGCAGAGGTGACAGCAAATCCAGACAAGAAACAGCGG GAGGGGTTGGCTCGGGACATGAACCTGCAGCCAACTCAGGTCTATAATTGGTTTGCAAATTATCGACGACGTCAAAAATCTCGCCTCCTTCGTATGGAAAAGCTCAACAATTCATGTCCTGAGAGGGCATTGGCTTCCCACAGAAATGAGCCACAGGATAAAGGATCCAACACTCCACAAACTGCAG ATGGATCTCATGTGGGCATCAGCCCTGAGCAAATGGAGATAACCCTCATGCCCTGTGAGCCAGGATGGGAGCAGTCAGCTGCACCTCTGTATAAGCCTCCTGAAGGAACGTATTTAAAGATGCTGGAATCCAG CTGtgtgcagagctctgagctgtATGAAGCTGGAACAAGCTTGGCTTTGTTCACCACTCACAGCACTGAACAACCTGTACCTTTTGGCACTGAGGCTGTGATGGAACCAGGAACCTGCTTTGGCTCTCCTGTGGTGCTGCCTGAAGAAGCagtgagcagtgctgctgccagcccctggcaggggagCTTTGACCTGGGCTCTTATGAGTCCCTTCCCTTTGTGAATCATTGGCTGCCCATGTGGCAGGCCCCTTACAGCATCAGAGGAGTCTCTGGCTCCGTGTGGACCCCAGATGTAGAAG CAGGTATCAGAGTTCCCTTGAGCACAGTCTGTCAAGGTGGCTGTGTTGAAGACAGTTCAGGAAGAATCATTCAGGAGTCATATTTAGAGGATGAAAGCTTAATCCTTAGAGGAGGACAGCTAGGGACCCTGGAATCTATTCCCCACAG ttcctctCAGACTGTGTTTGGCAAGCCTCAGTGCCCACCTGTTTCTGCACCCTGCATGGAAGAAAGCCAAGCCTTGGGACAAAGCCAG GTCCTGGAGGATCCAGTTGTTGGCTCACTAACCAATGAGATGCTCCAGGCAGCACGCCTGCTCTTTGAATTTTCTGCCAGTGGACGGATGTGA
- the ANHX gene encoding anomalous homeobox protein isoform X1, whose translation MYLHAARGRCLHLKKSFQQDMMMKQFMAMLKKSENEHPPPTKLIDLAGQLCRELQSSSPSLEKLVEAMMGCKNTRYFLTNIHVVRACVSVHIHNGQHDAACRLLEYCKAEEKEELVQLWHEIHYRRVMEKHQTDFLTPLQRFRCRKRNPPPISLCPEVLKNRNYSEEVRQHLHKFAAEVTANPDKKQREGLARDMNLQPTQVYNWFANYRRRQKSRLLRMEKLNNSCPERALASHRNEPQDKGSNTPQTADGSHVGISPEQMEITLMPCEPGWEQSAAPLYKPPEGTYLKMLESSCVQSSELYEAGTSLALFTTHSTEQPVPFGTEAVMEPGTCFGSPVVLPEEAVSSAAASPWQGSFDLGSYESLPFVNHWLPMWQAPYSIRGVSGSVWTPDVEAGIRVPLSTVCQGGCVEDSSGRIIQESYLEDESLILRGGQLGTLESIPHSSSQTVFGKPQCPPVSAPCMEESQALGQSQVRTYLMFRERSSVHMIPCSSLRDVKSHIIFSMKHI comes from the exons ATGTATCTGCATGCCGCAAGAGGAAGATGCCTGCACCTCAA AAAAAGCTTCCAACAGGACATGATGATGAAGCAGTTCATGGCCATGTTAAAGAAGAGTGAAAATGAGCATCCCCCACCCACCAAGCTGATAGATCTAGCAGGACAGCTTTGCCGGGAGCTCCAGAGCTCGTCTCCTAGTCTGGAGAAGCTGGTTGAAGCCATGATGGGATGCAAGAACACGAGATATTTTCTCACTAACATCCATGTTGTCCGGGCTTGTGTGTCCGTTCATATCCATAATGGGCAACATGATGCAGCCTGCAGACTCCTGGAG TATTGcaaggcagaagagaaggaagaactgGTGCAACTTTGGCATGAGATTCACTACCGGAGGGTTATGGAGAAACACCAGACAGATTTTCTGACACCACTGCAGAGGTTTCGTTGCAGGAAGAG GAATCCTCCACCTATTTCCCTTTGTCCTGAAGTTTTGAAGAATCGAAACTATTCAGAAGAAGTACGCCAGCACCTGCACAAGTTTGCTGCAGAGGTGACAGCAAATCCAGACAAGAAACAGCGG GAGGGGTTGGCTCGGGACATGAACCTGCAGCCAACTCAGGTCTATAATTGGTTTGCAAATTATCGACGACGTCAAAAATCTCGCCTCCTTCGTATGGAAAAGCTCAACAATTCATGTCCTGAGAGGGCATTGGCTTCCCACAGAAATGAGCCACAGGATAAAGGATCCAACACTCCACAAACTGCAG ATGGATCTCATGTGGGCATCAGCCCTGAGCAAATGGAGATAACCCTCATGCCCTGTGAGCCAGGATGGGAGCAGTCAGCTGCACCTCTGTATAAGCCTCCTGAAGGAACGTATTTAAAGATGCTGGAATCCAG CTGtgtgcagagctctgagctgtATGAAGCTGGAACAAGCTTGGCTTTGTTCACCACTCACAGCACTGAACAACCTGTACCTTTTGGCACTGAGGCTGTGATGGAACCAGGAACCTGCTTTGGCTCTCCTGTGGTGCTGCCTGAAGAAGCagtgagcagtgctgctgccagcccctggcaggggagCTTTGACCTGGGCTCTTATGAGTCCCTTCCCTTTGTGAATCATTGGCTGCCCATGTGGCAGGCCCCTTACAGCATCAGAGGAGTCTCTGGCTCCGTGTGGACCCCAGATGTAGAAG CAGGTATCAGAGTTCCCTTGAGCACAGTCTGTCAAGGTGGCTGTGTTGAAGACAGTTCAGGAAGAATCATTCAGGAGTCATATTTAGAGGATGAAAGCTTAATCCTTAGAGGAGGACAGCTAGGGACCCTGGAATCTATTCCCCACAG ttcctctCAGACTGTGTTTGGCAAGCCTCAGTGCCCACCTGTTTCTGCACCCTGCATGGAAGAAAGCCAAGCCTTGGGACAAAGCCAGGTAAGAACATACCTAATGTTCAGAGAAAGGAGCTCTGTACACATGATCCCCTGCAGCTCTCTCAGAGATGTGAAATCTCATATCATATTTAGTATGAAACATATTTGA
- the ANHX gene encoding anomalous homeobox protein isoform X5 → MYLHAARGRCLHLKKSFQQDMMMKQFMAMLKKSENEHPPPTKLIDLAGQLCRELQSSSPSLEKLVEAMMGCKNTRYFLTNIHVVRACVSVHIHNGQHDAACRLLEYCKAEEKEELVQLWHEIHYRRVMEKHQTDFLTPLQRFRCRKRNPPPISLCPEVLKNRNYSEEVRQHLHKFAAEVTANPDKKQREGLARDMNLQPTQVYNWFANYRRRQKSRLLRMEKLNNSCPERALASHRNEPQDKGSNTPQTADGSHVGISPEQMEITLMPCEPGWEQSAAPLYKPPEGTYLKMLESSCVQSSELYEAGTSLALFTTHSTEQPVPFGTEAVMEPGTCFGSPVVLPEEAVSSAAASPWQGSFDLGSYESLPFVNHWLPMWQAPYSIRGVSGSVWTPDVEVPLRLCLASLSAHLFLHPAWKKAKPWDKARSWRIQLLAH, encoded by the exons ATGTATCTGCATGCCGCAAGAGGAAGATGCCTGCACCTCAA AAAAAGCTTCCAACAGGACATGATGATGAAGCAGTTCATGGCCATGTTAAAGAAGAGTGAAAATGAGCATCCCCCACCCACCAAGCTGATAGATCTAGCAGGACAGCTTTGCCGGGAGCTCCAGAGCTCGTCTCCTAGTCTGGAGAAGCTGGTTGAAGCCATGATGGGATGCAAGAACACGAGATATTTTCTCACTAACATCCATGTTGTCCGGGCTTGTGTGTCCGTTCATATCCATAATGGGCAACATGATGCAGCCTGCAGACTCCTGGAG TATTGcaaggcagaagagaaggaagaactgGTGCAACTTTGGCATGAGATTCACTACCGGAGGGTTATGGAGAAACACCAGACAGATTTTCTGACACCACTGCAGAGGTTTCGTTGCAGGAAGAG GAATCCTCCACCTATTTCCCTTTGTCCTGAAGTTTTGAAGAATCGAAACTATTCAGAAGAAGTACGCCAGCACCTGCACAAGTTTGCTGCAGAGGTGACAGCAAATCCAGACAAGAAACAGCGG GAGGGGTTGGCTCGGGACATGAACCTGCAGCCAACTCAGGTCTATAATTGGTTTGCAAATTATCGACGACGTCAAAAATCTCGCCTCCTTCGTATGGAAAAGCTCAACAATTCATGTCCTGAGAGGGCATTGGCTTCCCACAGAAATGAGCCACAGGATAAAGGATCCAACACTCCACAAACTGCAG ATGGATCTCATGTGGGCATCAGCCCTGAGCAAATGGAGATAACCCTCATGCCCTGTGAGCCAGGATGGGAGCAGTCAGCTGCACCTCTGTATAAGCCTCCTGAAGGAACGTATTTAAAGATGCTGGAATCCAG CTGtgtgcagagctctgagctgtATGAAGCTGGAACAAGCTTGGCTTTGTTCACCACTCACAGCACTGAACAACCTGTACCTTTTGGCACTGAGGCTGTGATGGAACCAGGAACCTGCTTTGGCTCTCCTGTGGTGCTGCCTGAAGAAGCagtgagcagtgctgctgccagcccctggcaggggagCTTTGACCTGGGCTCTTATGAGTCCCTTCCCTTTGTGAATCATTGGCTGCCCATGTGGCAGGCCCCTTACAGCATCAGAGGAGTCTCTGGCTCCGTGTGGACCCCAGATGTAGAAG ttcctctCAGACTGTGTTTGGCAAGCCTCAGTGCCCACCTGTTTCTGCACCCTGCATGGAAGAAAGCCAAGCCTTGGGACAAAGCCAG GTCCTGGAGGATCCAGTTGTTGGCTCACTAA
- the ANHX gene encoding anomalous homeobox protein isoform X3: MYLHAARGRCLHLKKSFQQDMMMKQFMAMLKKSENEHPPPTKLIDLAGQLCRELQSSSPSLEKLVEAMMGCKNTRYFLTNIHVVRACVSVHIHNGQHDAACRLLEYCKAEEKEELVQLWHEIHYRRVMEKHQTDFLTPLQRFRCRKRNPPPISLCPEVLKNRNYSEEVRQHLHKFAAEVTANPDKKQREGLARDMNLQPTQVYNWFANYRRRQKSRLLRMEKLNNSCPERALASHRNEPQDKGSNTPQTADGSHVGISPEQMEITLMPCEPGWEQSAAPLYKPPEGTYLKMLESSCVQSSELYEAGTSLALFTTHSTEQPVPFGTEAVMEPGTCFGSPVVLPEEAVSSAAASPWQGSFDLGSYESLPFVNHWLPMWQAPYSIRGVSGSVWTPDVEGIRVPLSTVCQGGCVEDSSGRIIQESYLEDESLILRGGQLGTLESIPHSSSQTVFGKPQCPPVSAPCMEESQALGQSQVLEDPVVGSLTNEMLQAARLLFEFSASGRM, encoded by the exons ATGTATCTGCATGCCGCAAGAGGAAGATGCCTGCACCTCAA AAAAAGCTTCCAACAGGACATGATGATGAAGCAGTTCATGGCCATGTTAAAGAAGAGTGAAAATGAGCATCCCCCACCCACCAAGCTGATAGATCTAGCAGGACAGCTTTGCCGGGAGCTCCAGAGCTCGTCTCCTAGTCTGGAGAAGCTGGTTGAAGCCATGATGGGATGCAAGAACACGAGATATTTTCTCACTAACATCCATGTTGTCCGGGCTTGTGTGTCCGTTCATATCCATAATGGGCAACATGATGCAGCCTGCAGACTCCTGGAG TATTGcaaggcagaagagaaggaagaactgGTGCAACTTTGGCATGAGATTCACTACCGGAGGGTTATGGAGAAACACCAGACAGATTTTCTGACACCACTGCAGAGGTTTCGTTGCAGGAAGAG GAATCCTCCACCTATTTCCCTTTGTCCTGAAGTTTTGAAGAATCGAAACTATTCAGAAGAAGTACGCCAGCACCTGCACAAGTTTGCTGCAGAGGTGACAGCAAATCCAGACAAGAAACAGCGG GAGGGGTTGGCTCGGGACATGAACCTGCAGCCAACTCAGGTCTATAATTGGTTTGCAAATTATCGACGACGTCAAAAATCTCGCCTCCTTCGTATGGAAAAGCTCAACAATTCATGTCCTGAGAGGGCATTGGCTTCCCACAGAAATGAGCCACAGGATAAAGGATCCAACACTCCACAAACTGCAG ATGGATCTCATGTGGGCATCAGCCCTGAGCAAATGGAGATAACCCTCATGCCCTGTGAGCCAGGATGGGAGCAGTCAGCTGCACCTCTGTATAAGCCTCCTGAAGGAACGTATTTAAAGATGCTGGAATCCAG CTGtgtgcagagctctgagctgtATGAAGCTGGAACAAGCTTGGCTTTGTTCACCACTCACAGCACTGAACAACCTGTACCTTTTGGCACTGAGGCTGTGATGGAACCAGGAACCTGCTTTGGCTCTCCTGTGGTGCTGCCTGAAGAAGCagtgagcagtgctgctgccagcccctggcaggggagCTTTGACCTGGGCTCTTATGAGTCCCTTCCCTTTGTGAATCATTGGCTGCCCATGTGGCAGGCCCCTTACAGCATCAGAGGAGTCTCTGGCTCCGTGTGGACCCCAGATGTAGAAG GTATCAGAGTTCCCTTGAGCACAGTCTGTCAAGGTGGCTGTGTTGAAGACAGTTCAGGAAGAATCATTCAGGAGTCATATTTAGAGGATGAAAGCTTAATCCTTAGAGGAGGACAGCTAGGGACCCTGGAATCTATTCCCCACAG ttcctctCAGACTGTGTTTGGCAAGCCTCAGTGCCCACCTGTTTCTGCACCCTGCATGGAAGAAAGCCAAGCCTTGGGACAAAGCCAG GTCCTGGAGGATCCAGTTGTTGGCTCACTAACCAATGAGATGCTCCAGGCAGCACGCCTGCTCTTTGAATTTTCTGCCAGTGGACGGATGTGA
- the ANHX gene encoding anomalous homeobox protein isoform X4, giving the protein MMMKQFMAMLKKSENEHPPPTKLIDLAGQLCRELQSSSPSLEKLVEAMMGCKNTRYFLTNIHVVRACVSVHIHNGQHDAACRLLEYCKAEEKEELVQLWHEIHYRRVMEKHQTDFLTPLQRFRCRKRNPPPISLCPEVLKNRNYSEEVRQHLHKFAAEVTANPDKKQREGLARDMNLQPTQVYNWFANYRRRQKSRLLRMEKLNNSCPERALASHRNEPQDKGSNTPQTADGSHVGISPEQMEITLMPCEPGWEQSAAPLYKPPEGTYLKMLESSCVQSSELYEAGTSLALFTTHSTEQPVPFGTEAVMEPGTCFGSPVVLPEEAVSSAAASPWQGSFDLGSYESLPFVNHWLPMWQAPYSIRGVSGSVWTPDVEAGIRVPLSTVCQGGCVEDSSGRIIQESYLEDESLILRGGQLGTLESIPHSSSQTVFGKPQCPPVSAPCMEESQALGQSQVRTYLMFRERSSVHMIPCSSLRDVKSHIIFSMKHI; this is encoded by the exons ATGATGATGAAGCAGTTCATGGCCATGTTAAAGAAGAGTGAAAATGAGCATCCCCCACCCACCAAGCTGATAGATCTAGCAGGACAGCTTTGCCGGGAGCTCCAGAGCTCGTCTCCTAGTCTGGAGAAGCTGGTTGAAGCCATGATGGGATGCAAGAACACGAGATATTTTCTCACTAACATCCATGTTGTCCGGGCTTGTGTGTCCGTTCATATCCATAATGGGCAACATGATGCAGCCTGCAGACTCCTGGAG TATTGcaaggcagaagagaaggaagaactgGTGCAACTTTGGCATGAGATTCACTACCGGAGGGTTATGGAGAAACACCAGACAGATTTTCTGACACCACTGCAGAGGTTTCGTTGCAGGAAGAG GAATCCTCCACCTATTTCCCTTTGTCCTGAAGTTTTGAAGAATCGAAACTATTCAGAAGAAGTACGCCAGCACCTGCACAAGTTTGCTGCAGAGGTGACAGCAAATCCAGACAAGAAACAGCGG GAGGGGTTGGCTCGGGACATGAACCTGCAGCCAACTCAGGTCTATAATTGGTTTGCAAATTATCGACGACGTCAAAAATCTCGCCTCCTTCGTATGGAAAAGCTCAACAATTCATGTCCTGAGAGGGCATTGGCTTCCCACAGAAATGAGCCACAGGATAAAGGATCCAACACTCCACAAACTGCAG ATGGATCTCATGTGGGCATCAGCCCTGAGCAAATGGAGATAACCCTCATGCCCTGTGAGCCAGGATGGGAGCAGTCAGCTGCACCTCTGTATAAGCCTCCTGAAGGAACGTATTTAAAGATGCTGGAATCCAG CTGtgtgcagagctctgagctgtATGAAGCTGGAACAAGCTTGGCTTTGTTCACCACTCACAGCACTGAACAACCTGTACCTTTTGGCACTGAGGCTGTGATGGAACCAGGAACCTGCTTTGGCTCTCCTGTGGTGCTGCCTGAAGAAGCagtgagcagtgctgctgccagcccctggcaggggagCTTTGACCTGGGCTCTTATGAGTCCCTTCCCTTTGTGAATCATTGGCTGCCCATGTGGCAGGCCCCTTACAGCATCAGAGGAGTCTCTGGCTCCGTGTGGACCCCAGATGTAGAAG CAGGTATCAGAGTTCCCTTGAGCACAGTCTGTCAAGGTGGCTGTGTTGAAGACAGTTCAGGAAGAATCATTCAGGAGTCATATTTAGAGGATGAAAGCTTAATCCTTAGAGGAGGACAGCTAGGGACCCTGGAATCTATTCCCCACAG ttcctctCAGACTGTGTTTGGCAAGCCTCAGTGCCCACCTGTTTCTGCACCCTGCATGGAAGAAAGCCAAGCCTTGGGACAAAGCCAGGTAAGAACATACCTAATGTTCAGAGAAAGGAGCTCTGTACACATGATCCCCTGCAGCTCTCTCAGAGATGTGAAATCTCATATCATATTTAGTATGAAACATATTTGA